One Blastocatellia bacterium DNA segment encodes these proteins:
- a CDS encoding amino acid permease produces the protein MTHTNGHLVRAVGLAGLTAISLNGVIGSGIFVLPATVAALLGPASMLAYLIAALATTLIVLCFAEAGSLFDRTGGPYLYAREAFGRFIGFEVGWMFFLTRLAAAGAISHAFASYLGYFWPALMTGAGRLMVITALLGGLAWLNVRGIRYGAWTVNILTIAKLVPLVLFVSVGLVAADHSRYLLVALPDMEKLRQASLVLIFAFGGFENASVPSAEVIQPRRHVPAALLSAIGVTVVLYLLIQAVALGTHAGLAHDPTPLASAGRNFLGPWGAGLITVGAILSTGGSNSALLLVGPRILYALSEGGQLPAFLARIHPRFRTPHLAVITFALLVWGISLYGSFAELAAMSAMARLLFSVSTCLAVPRLRKRLPEPQSFRLPGGITIPLLATAISLWLLTGITPSQARAGALGLGVGALLYLLHRLLPRSLWKT, from the coding sequence ATGACTCACACAAACGGCCATCTCGTGCGGGCGGTCGGGCTGGCGGGCCTGACGGCGATCTCGCTCAACGGCGTGATCGGATCGGGGATCTTCGTTCTGCCGGCGACGGTGGCGGCCTTGCTTGGTCCGGCGAGCATGCTGGCCTATCTCATCGCCGCTTTGGCGACCACTCTGATTGTTCTGTGCTTTGCCGAAGCCGGAAGCCTCTTCGACCGCACCGGAGGTCCGTACCTCTATGCCCGCGAAGCCTTCGGTCGGTTCATCGGCTTTGAAGTGGGCTGGATGTTCTTTCTCACGCGATTGGCGGCAGCAGGTGCGATCAGTCATGCCTTCGCGTCTTATCTGGGATATTTCTGGCCCGCGCTGATGACCGGGGCGGGTCGCCTGATGGTGATCACCGCGCTGCTCGGGGGGCTGGCCTGGCTCAACGTTCGCGGGATCCGCTATGGAGCGTGGACGGTCAACATCCTCACGATTGCCAAGCTGGTGCCGCTTGTTCTCTTCGTCTCGGTGGGGCTCGTCGCGGCGGACCATTCGCGCTACCTCCTGGTCGCGCTTCCCGATATGGAGAAGTTGCGCCAGGCGAGTCTCGTCCTCATATTTGCTTTTGGCGGTTTTGAAAATGCCTCGGTTCCCAGCGCAGAAGTGATCCAGCCGCGCCGTCATGTCCCGGCGGCGCTCCTGAGCGCTATCGGCGTGACGGTTGTGTTGTATCTCCTGATCCAGGCCGTGGCGCTTGGCACCCACGCGGGGCTGGCTCATGATCCGACACCGCTGGCTTCCGCCGGACGGAATTTCCTCGGCCCCTGGGGGGCGGGTCTCATCACAGTGGGTGCGATTCTCTCAACCGGAGGGAGCAACAGCGCCCTGTTGCTCGTCGGGCCCCGCATCCTTTACGCTCTGAGCGAAGGAGGACAACTGCCCGCGTTTCTGGCGCGAATTCATCCTCGATTTCGCACGCCCCATCTGGCCGTGATCACGTTTGCTCTGCTCGTGTGGGGGATCAGTCTGTATGGCAGTTTCGCGGAACTGGCGGCGATGAGCGCGATGGCTCGCCTGCTGTTCAGCGTTTCGACCTGTCTGGCCGTGCCGCGTCTGCGAAAACGGCTGCCGGAGCCCCAGTCCTTCCGGCTTCCCGGCGGTATCACAATACCCCTTCTGGCGACGGCAATTTCTCTGTGGCTACTGACGGGAATAACTCCCTCGCAGGCCCGGGCCGGAGCCCTCGGACTCGGTGTCGGCGCATTGCTTTACTTGCTGCATCGGTTGCTCCCCCGCTCACTCTGGAAAACGTAG
- a CDS encoding carboxypeptidase-like regulatory domain-containing protein — protein sequence MDQCRTLIIGIVSGLLVLALSGGVGTVSGQAADATLKGTITDPTGAVIPNATVTVKNARTGWERTTTTNESGYYYLPLLPVGEYELTVQAAGFATLKRSGLTLTVGQILTLDLSLQPAAVAETVTVTAETPTVELTRTHVAATVNDLAVANLPVNGRNFIDFVLLTPGVTRDHRGGDISFGGLRGPMNSLQIDGTDNNNTFFGQTLGRTGSGRAPYQFSQDAVKEFQVNTNSYSAEFGRAGGALINVVTKSGTNDFHGTGFFFYRDRSLNANDFFSNARGLPKPPFHITQFGGNVGGPIVKDRAFFFFDYDGQRQKLPNVVIPGGPGFVPPADADSQRAFQSLLPLAQSYLRTFDQDVYMIKSDWQISPGHRFSGRYNRQNFTGGNLENPGQTSALEHTGDSLVTTDTLTLTLASTLTSKLLNEVRFQFARDKEPGEANSDKPEAEIRERGRVVLTIGRNFFSPRETTIRRYQLVNNVSYLTGRHGLKMGVDINIDRIKNFFPGQFGGQYFFSSLAQFASGRPDRYVQAFAGEGTTGPLTFPHNSEVAWFVQDDWRG from the coding sequence ATGGATCAGTGTCGCACCTTGATTATCGGTATTGTAAGTGGACTCCTGGTGTTGGCCCTGAGCGGAGGAGTGGGGACCGTTTCGGGGCAAGCAGCCGATGCTACGCTCAAAGGAACAATCACGGATCCGACGGGAGCCGTTATTCCCAATGCTACCGTCACCGTCAAAAACGCGCGCACGGGATGGGAGCGCACGACGACGACCAATGAAAGCGGGTACTACTACCTGCCCCTCTTGCCGGTGGGCGAGTATGAGCTGACGGTGCAGGCTGCGGGATTCGCCACGCTCAAGCGCAGTGGCTTGACGCTCACGGTCGGTCAGATCCTCACGCTCGATCTCTCGCTTCAGCCGGCTGCCGTGGCCGAAACCGTGACCGTGACGGCGGAAACTCCGACCGTTGAGCTGACGCGCACGCATGTGGCGGCAACCGTCAATGATCTGGCGGTCGCCAATTTGCCGGTCAACGGGCGCAACTTCATTGATTTCGTCCTGCTGACGCCGGGTGTGACGCGCGATCACCGGGGAGGCGACATCAGCTTCGGCGGATTGCGGGGGCCGATGAACAGCCTGCAAATTGACGGCACCGACAACAACAACACGTTCTTCGGCCAAACCCTCGGTCGCACCGGCTCGGGTCGCGCCCCCTATCAGTTCAGCCAGGATGCTGTCAAAGAATTCCAGGTCAACACCAACAGCTACTCGGCCGAGTTCGGCCGCGCCGGAGGAGCCCTCATTAACGTCGTCACCAAATCGGGCACCAATGACTTTCACGGGACGGGCTTCTTTTTCTATCGGGATCGCTCGCTCAATGCCAACGACTTTTTCAGCAATGCCCGGGGATTGCCCAAGCCCCCGTTTCACATCACTCAGTTCGGGGGCAACGTCGGAGGGCCCATCGTCAAGGACAGGGCGTTTTTCTTCTTCGACTATGACGGCCAACGGCAGAAACTGCCCAACGTCGTGATTCCCGGCGGTCCCGGCTTCGTGCCTCCGGCCGATGCCGATTCGCAACGGGCGTTCCAATCGTTGTTGCCGCTGGCTCAGAGTTATCTGCGCACCTTCGATCAGGATGTCTACATGATCAAGAGCGATTGGCAGATCAGTCCCGGTCATCGCTTCAGCGGTCGCTACAACCGGCAGAATTTCACCGGCGGCAATCTGGAAAATCCCGGTCAGACGAGCGCCCTCGAACACACCGGCGACAGCCTGGTGACGACCGATACGCTCACGCTCACGCTCGCGTCCACTCTCACGAGCAAGCTGCTCAACGAGGTCCGCTTCCAGTTCGCTCGCGATAAGGAACCGGGCGAGGCCAACAGCGATAAACCGGAGGCCGAGATTCGGGAGCGCGGGCGCGTCGTTCTCACCATCGGCCGCAATTTCTTCAGCCCCCGGGAGACGACCATTCGCCGCTATCAACTGGTCAACAACGTCTCCTACCTGACCGGTCGTCACGGGCTGAAGATGGGCGTTGACATCAACATTGATCGGATCAAGAACTTCTTCCCCGGACAATTTGGAGGCCAGTATTTCTTCAGCAGTCTCGCTCAGTTTGCTTCCGGTCGGCCCGATCGGTATGTGCAGGCGTTCGCTGGCGAAGGAACGACCGGACCGCTCACTTTTCCTCACAACAGTGAGGTCGCCTGGTTCGTTCAAGATGATTGGCGGGGG
- a CDS encoding ArgE/DapE family deacylase, with amino-acid sequence MKEPIKAVRGKPDHYFRSQQGHLMRDETIRVLRDLIAIDSVNPSLVPGGAGEKQMAEAVASELRAIGVDVEVTEVQPGRPNVVGVVEGRRPGRSLILCGHLDTVGVAGMDAPFDPVERDGRIYGRGSQDMKGGLAAMIGAVRTVVRQGAVAAGRVIFAGVIDEEYASLGAEALVSAWRADAAVVGEPTDLIIGVAHKGFSWVEITTEGKAAHGSRPDEGRDAIVRMGRVLSRLEALDRQFLSRPPHPLLGRASLHASLITGGRELSTYPDRCTLHMERRTLSGEPADIALREVEEILSALAEEDSEFVATARLLFARPAYEISPDDPLPHMLEAALRRVGHEPHRGGMTFWTDAAILGQAGIPSVVFGPGGAGLHGLSEYVRVDDVLVCQAALVEVIRMFCSEET; translated from the coding sequence ATGAAAGAACCGATAAAGGCTGTCCGCGGGAAGCCCGATCACTATTTTCGATCACAGCAGGGGCACCTTATGAGGGATGAGACGATTCGAGTGCTGCGCGACCTCATTGCCATTGATTCGGTCAATCCCTCGCTTGTCCCCGGTGGCGCGGGAGAGAAGCAGATGGCCGAGGCGGTGGCATCAGAGCTGCGGGCAATCGGTGTGGATGTTGAGGTCACCGAGGTTCAACCGGGTCGGCCAAATGTCGTGGGCGTCGTCGAGGGACGAAGGCCCGGTCGTTCGCTCATTCTCTGCGGGCATCTGGATACGGTGGGTGTAGCTGGCATGGATGCCCCCTTTGATCCTGTCGAACGCGACGGGCGGATCTATGGACGAGGGAGTCAGGATATGAAAGGAGGACTGGCCGCCATGATCGGAGCCGTGCGAACGGTCGTGCGTCAGGGTGCAGTGGCGGCCGGGCGCGTCATCTTCGCCGGCGTGATTGATGAAGAGTACGCCAGCCTCGGAGCCGAGGCCCTGGTCAGCGCCTGGCGGGCCGATGCCGCCGTCGTGGGCGAGCCAACCGATCTCATCATCGGAGTGGCGCACAAGGGATTTTCCTGGGTTGAAATCACGACCGAAGGAAAAGCCGCTCACGGCAGTCGGCCCGACGAAGGGCGCGATGCCATTGTGCGCATGGGGCGCGTCCTCTCCCGCCTGGAGGCGCTCGACCGGCAATTCCTCTCGCGTCCACCTCACCCCCTGCTCGGACGCGCGTCGCTGCACGCCTCGCTCATCACCGGAGGACGTGAGCTGAGCACCTATCCCGACCGTTGCACCCTCCACATGGAACGCCGCACGCTCAGCGGTGAACCGGCGGATATCGCCCTCCGGGAAGTCGAGGAAATTCTCTCCGCGCTGGCTGAGGAAGACTCCGAGTTCGTCGCGACGGCGCGCCTTCTCTTCGCCCGACCGGCGTATGAGATTTCGCCGGACGATCCTCTGCCGCACATGCTTGAAGCAGCTCTTCGGCGCGTCGGGCATGAGCCACATCGGGGAGGGATGACGTTTTGGACCGACGCGGCGATCCTCGGTCAGGCGGGAATTCCTTCGGTCGTCTTCGGCCCCGGCGGCGCGGGATTGCACGGACTTTCCGAGTACGTGCGCGTGGACGATGTGCTCGTCTGTCAGGCGGCGCTGGTGGAAGTGATCCGGATGTTTTGCTCGGAGGAGACCTGA
- a CDS encoding pitrilysin family protein, with the protein MNPKARQTITRVIPLILAGLSVAWPVPAQGPSVTGQTPRDIPAHPRELKFPPLVFHPPKREQYRHVLSTGTVAYLVEDHDLPLITVSVLVRVGEYLDPPGKEGLASLTGSQMRAGGAGNRTADEFDEAVDFLAAQISSFITSTQGTAVLNCLAKDLDEALGLFFDMLRNPRFQEDRLALAKSQILQQMERRNDSTATIESREWNRLIYGPDHFTNRYSTKASIEAITRDDLVQFHRRYYHPGAFIFAVSGDFKTAEMIAKLEAGLRGWEVVRDPVPDVPRPTRTPTPGLYAVHKPDVNQGRVSIGHLGAMRDIPDYYALTIMNDILGGGGFTSRIMSRVRSDEGLAYSAGSNFGFGVYYPGTFRCFFQSKSATVAQAIEIVLEEINRIRTTLVSPEELETAKNYAIETFPRFFSTATQIAVTFAQDEFTRRPADFWQTYRDRIRAVTAEDVRRVAEKYLHPDQLVILVVGNLDDILKGNPDRPQYSLTKLAPGGQIQRIPLPDPLTMVYPKAP; encoded by the coding sequence ATGAATCCGAAAGCACGGCAAACGATCACTCGCGTGATCCCTCTCATCCTCGCGGGATTGAGTGTCGCCTGGCCCGTTCCGGCTCAAGGGCCGAGCGTGACCGGGCAAACCCCCAGGGACATTCCCGCACATCCTCGGGAACTGAAGTTCCCGCCGCTGGTCTTCCATCCACCGAAGCGGGAGCAGTATCGGCATGTGCTGTCCACAGGGACGGTGGCCTATCTCGTCGAGGATCACGATCTGCCGCTCATTACCGTCTCCGTGCTCGTGCGCGTCGGAGAGTATCTCGATCCCCCGGGAAAAGAGGGACTGGCGTCGCTGACCGGCAGTCAGATGCGGGCCGGAGGAGCCGGAAATCGAACCGCCGATGAGTTCGATGAAGCGGTTGATTTCCTTGCCGCTCAGATTTCCAGTTTCATCACTTCGACGCAGGGAACAGCAGTTCTCAATTGCCTGGCCAAGGACCTTGACGAAGCTCTCGGCCTGTTCTTCGACATGCTCAGAAACCCCCGCTTTCAAGAGGACCGGCTGGCGCTGGCCAAGAGCCAAATCCTGCAACAGATGGAACGACGGAATGACAGCACGGCGACCATCGAGAGTCGGGAATGGAACCGGTTAATCTACGGCCCCGATCATTTCACCAACCGATATTCGACCAAAGCCTCCATCGAGGCCATCACCCGCGACGACCTCGTTCAATTTCACCGGCGATATTATCATCCGGGGGCTTTCATCTTCGCCGTCTCGGGCGACTTCAAGACGGCGGAGATGATCGCCAAGCTCGAAGCTGGATTGCGGGGCTGGGAGGTCGTTCGAGACCCTGTGCCCGACGTTCCTCGTCCCACACGGACGCCCACGCCGGGACTCTATGCCGTTCACAAACCCGATGTGAATCAGGGGCGCGTCTCCATCGGTCATCTGGGAGCGATGCGAGATATTCCCGATTACTATGCCCTCACTATCATGAACGACATCCTTGGCGGCGGCGGATTCACGTCGCGGATCATGTCGCGGGTGCGCTCGGATGAAGGATTGGCCTACAGCGCCGGATCGAATTTCGGTTTCGGCGTCTACTACCCCGGCACGTTCCGCTGCTTCTTCCAGTCCAAGAGCGCGACGGTCGCTCAGGCCATCGAGATCGTTCTCGAAGAGATCAATCGCATCCGCACGACGCTCGTCTCACCTGAGGAGCTGGAGACGGCGAAGAATTATGCCATCGAGACATTCCCCCGATTTTTCTCCACGGCGACTCAAATTGCCGTAACCTTCGCTCAGGATGAGTTCACGCGACGGCCCGCCGACTTCTGGCAAACGTACCGTGATCGTATTCGCGCTGTGACGGCCGAGGATGTTCGGCGCGTCGCCGAGAAATATCTCCACCCGGATCAACTGGTGATTCTGGTGGTGGGGAACCTCGATGACATCCTCAAAGGCAATCCTGATCGGCCGCAGTACTCGCTCACGAAGCTGGCTCCCGGGGGACAAATTCAGCGGATTCCTCTGCCCGATCCCCTGACGATGGTCTATCCCAAAGCGCCGTGA
- a CDS encoding pitrilysin family protein, with amino-acid sequence MKKRLVGCLLLVLCYAPWMRAQNVPVQEYVLDNGLRLLMVPRKGDPNIAAGWIARVGSVNERPGITGISHLFEHMMFKGTRTIGTKNIEENLRILREMDEVKAELRREERALLEKYRLGEIPDPKDPRYRSPRHQELLKRFEELTRREKETMIKDEFDRIYTTAGASGMNAGTTHDYTIYFINVPANKLELWFWMESDRLLNPVFREFYAERDVVHEERRLRTDSTPTGRFEELFDAMFWQSSPYGWPVVGWPSDLEGITREEALDYFAVNYAPNNITACLVGDFDPAQAIALARKYFGRLPRGPREPEPVRTTEMKQLAEKRMIAYAETNPQVVIRYHTVPDGHKDGYALDVLAEILSGRTGRLYKSLVLQQGLATSALAFHNQLKYEGYFEIRGTAKPGHMPEEVEQAIYKEIEKLQKELVSERELQKVKNQVTATTFRRLQSNFALMIQLLVADAYRGWQTINTDPPKLLAVTAEDIRRVATTYFTPENRTVGIYYTKKTTGVEEDPLLAGLNDQEKAQVRQMRGLIGQLKAEQIRAMLQQVEQQAASLPVERQNVMKVIKKLLEDRLKQLEGGKP; translated from the coding sequence ATGAAGAAACGACTCGTTGGGTGTTTGCTGTTGGTTCTCTGTTACGCCCCCTGGATGAGGGCGCAGAATGTGCCGGTCCAGGAGTATGTGCTGGATAACGGACTGCGGTTGCTCATGGTTCCGCGCAAGGGAGACCCCAACATCGCCGCCGGCTGGATCGCCCGTGTGGGATCGGTCAATGAACGCCCCGGCATTACCGGGATCTCGCATCTGTTCGAGCACATGATGTTCAAGGGGACCCGGACCATCGGCACCAAAAATATCGAGGAAAATTTGCGCATCCTCCGGGAGATGGATGAGGTCAAGGCCGAACTGCGTCGGGAAGAACGGGCTTTGCTTGAGAAATATCGTCTGGGAGAGATTCCCGATCCGAAGGATCCGCGCTACCGTTCACCACGCCATCAGGAGCTGCTCAAACGCTTTGAAGAACTAACCAGGCGGGAAAAAGAGACGATGATTAAAGATGAATTCGACCGCATCTACACGACGGCCGGCGCATCGGGAATGAATGCGGGAACGACGCACGATTACACCATCTATTTCATCAACGTGCCGGCGAACAAATTGGAACTGTGGTTCTGGATGGAATCGGATCGGCTGCTCAATCCCGTCTTCCGCGAGTTCTATGCCGAACGCGATGTCGTTCACGAGGAGCGCCGGCTGCGTACCGATAGCACGCCGACGGGGAGGTTTGAAGAGTTATTCGACGCCATGTTCTGGCAATCCTCCCCCTACGGGTGGCCGGTCGTGGGCTGGCCGAGCGACCTGGAAGGAATCACCCGCGAGGAGGCTCTCGATTATTTCGCCGTAAACTATGCGCCGAACAATATCACGGCCTGTCTGGTCGGCGACTTCGATCCCGCCCAGGCGATTGCTCTGGCCAGGAAATATTTCGGTCGCCTGCCGCGCGGTCCCCGTGAGCCCGAACCGGTGCGAACCACCGAGATGAAGCAGCTTGCGGAAAAACGCATGATCGCTTACGCCGAGACTAATCCCCAGGTGGTGATTCGCTACCATACGGTGCCCGACGGACATAAGGATGGCTATGCGCTTGATGTCCTGGCTGAAATTCTCTCCGGTCGCACGGGCCGGCTCTACAAATCGCTCGTGCTGCAACAAGGGCTGGCGACATCGGCACTGGCTTTCCACAACCAGCTCAAGTATGAGGGATACTTCGAGATTCGTGGCACCGCTAAACCCGGTCATATGCCGGAAGAGGTCGAGCAGGCCATCTATAAGGAGATCGAGAAGCTCCAGAAGGAACTCGTCAGCGAACGCGAATTGCAGAAGGTGAAGAATCAGGTGACGGCCACCACTTTTCGCCGGCTCCAGAGCAACTTCGCCCTGATGATCCAGTTACTCGTGGCCGACGCCTACCGGGGCTGGCAGACGATCAACACCGATCCGCCGAAGCTTCTGGCCGTCACCGCTGAGGATATTCGGCGGGTGGCCACGACCTACTTCACGCCGGAGAATCGAACCGTAGGGATCTACTACACCAAGAAGACGACCGGGGTGGAAGAAGATCCCTTGCTCGCCGGATTGAACGATCAAGAGAAGGCTCAGGTGCGCCAGATGCGCGGACTGATCGGCCAGTTGAAAGCGGAGCAGATCCGGGCCATGCTGCAACAGGTCGAGCAGCAGGCTGCCTCTCTTCCGGTTGAACGACAGAACGTGATGAAAGTGATCAAGAAACTTCTGGAAGATCGGCTGAAACAACTTGAAGGAGGGAAGCCATGA
- a CDS encoding M48 family metallopeptidase yields MKRKRGTATITRFLILLFILGPFVVWGQQSKTTPAKRPLDTKENPLLIGKRDINKHQWNFYSIEREIALGRQLAAEIDQQMRILDDPIISEYVNRVGQNIVLHSDAKVPFTIKVIVSDEVNAFALPGGFFYVNTGLLAAAENESELAGVMAHEIAHVAARHALENFTKGQLLQFLQIPLLIFTGGGYYGLGQLIMMGADLGIMSAFFKFSRNAEKEADILGAQYAWASGYDPNGLITFFEKINAMHKRRPSGISKLFMTHPATPDRIEVVKDLISRFPDREEYIVSTSDFARVKDRLMRLQGLSRRLDQPGQAPGEQRRPTLKRRPEGQDQTTTDTSTGKEQGTEQSEQQKEKPTLKRRNP; encoded by the coding sequence ATGAAGAGGAAGCGAGGCACCGCCACCATCACCCGGTTTCTCATCCTGCTTTTTATCCTGGGACCCTTCGTGGTCTGGGGCCAGCAGTCGAAGACGACTCCGGCCAAGCGTCCGCTCGACACAAAAGAAAATCCTCTTCTCATCGGCAAGCGCGACATCAACAAACACCAATGGAATTTCTACAGCATCGAACGGGAGATCGCCCTCGGTCGTCAACTGGCGGCGGAGATTGATCAGCAGATGCGCATCCTCGATGATCCCATCATCAGCGAATATGTCAACCGGGTGGGCCAGAACATCGTACTTCATTCAGACGCCAAAGTCCCCTTCACCATCAAGGTCATCGTCTCGGACGAGGTGAACGCTTTCGCTCTTCCCGGCGGATTTTTCTACGTCAATACGGGACTACTGGCGGCAGCGGAGAATGAATCGGAGCTGGCCGGAGTGATGGCGCACGAGATCGCCCATGTGGCGGCGCGTCATGCCCTGGAAAACTTCACCAAGGGTCAATTGCTGCAGTTTCTGCAAATCCCCCTACTCATTTTCACCGGAGGAGGGTATTACGGCCTGGGACAGCTCATCATGATGGGAGCTGACCTGGGAATTATGAGCGCCTTCTTCAAATTCAGCCGAAATGCTGAGAAAGAAGCCGACATTCTCGGAGCCCAGTACGCCTGGGCCTCGGGTTACGATCCCAACGGACTCATTACGTTCTTCGAGAAGATCAATGCGATGCACAAACGCCGCCCGAGCGGGATCTCGAAACTTTTCATGACGCATCCGGCGACGCCCGATCGCATCGAAGTGGTGAAGGATTTGATCTCTCGCTTTCCTGACCGTGAGGAGTACATCGTCAGCACATCGGACTTCGCCAGAGTGAAGGATCGGCTGATGCGGCTACAGGGCTTGAGCCGCCGGCTCGATCAGCCCGGACAAGCTCCGGGAGAGCAGCGCCGACCGACGCTGAAACGACGTCCCGAGGGTCAGGATCAAACGACCACCGACACTTCAACCGGCAAGGAGCAGGGAACGGAACAATCCGAGCAGCAAAAAGAGAAACCCACCCTTAAGAGGCGAAATCCCTAA
- a CDS encoding DUF350 domain-containing protein has translation MRQRSPQRVSHHFLLLLLTVSMMTRPILAMQAVRLSEKLNIWDLLSTATYGVLGIALSVLGYLVFDLITPFSLGKELVEDKNIAVGIVVAGIIIGISIIIAAAVS, from the coding sequence ATGCGACAAAGGTCTCCCCAGAGGGTGTCTCACCACTTTTTGCTGTTGCTGCTGACCGTCAGCATGATGACTCGACCGATCCTGGCGATGCAGGCAGTACGCCTCTCGGAAAAGCTGAACATCTGGGACCTTCTTTCGACAGCCACCTATGGGGTCCTGGGCATTGCGCTGTCGGTCCTTGGTTATCTCGTTTTCGACCTCATCACGCCGTTTTCGCTGGGAAAAGAACTGGTTGAGGATAAGAACATCGCCGTTGGGATCGTCGTTGCCGGGATCATCATTGGCATCTCGATCATTATTGCGGCAGCCGTCTCGTAG
- a CDS encoding amidohydrolase family protein — MKIDIHTHYYPEIYFRLLREIPSDFSFGQDPTGRTIITYQGARFFGLTPPMSDPLKRLEDMDRVGITVEVISLSTPNIFFADERWQPEVARRINDAYAELIATYPSRFKGFASIPMDCPDEALRELERALDELKLNGVILLSNIRGRALTAPLYRPFFEEANRRGLCIFLHPMLPAWADPFREYVLGPLVGFPFDTTLAVARLCFDGVFAQFPNIRWIIAHLGGAIPYLMERLDNGFRDFVECRARIEQLPSTYLKRLYYDTVSFSPHALRLARDLVGSDHLLMGSDYPHLLGSIDRAVSSIEELLIPEQEKQRIFSGTALSILNNV, encoded by the coding sequence ATGAAGATAGACATTCACACGCATTACTATCCGGAGATTTATTTTCGCCTGCTGCGGGAAATCCCATCGGATTTTTCCTTCGGGCAGGATCCGACCGGGCGGACGATCATCACCTATCAGGGCGCGCGATTTTTCGGTCTGACGCCGCCTATGAGCGATCCCCTCAAGCGGCTGGAGGATATGGATCGCGTGGGGATCACGGTGGAGGTGATCTCGCTTTCGACGCCGAACATTTTTTTCGCCGATGAGCGATGGCAGCCGGAGGTCGCCCGGCGCATCAATGACGCCTATGCGGAACTCATCGCCACCTATCCGAGCCGCTTCAAAGGATTCGCTTCCATCCCGATGGATTGTCCGGATGAGGCGCTGCGGGAACTGGAGCGCGCTCTGGATGAGCTGAAGCTCAATGGCGTCATCTTGCTCAGTAACATTCGAGGGCGAGCGCTGACGGCGCCGCTTTACCGCCCCTTCTTTGAGGAAGCCAATCGCCGGGGACTCTGCATCTTCTTGCACCCGATGCTTCCGGCCTGGGCCGACCCGTTTCGCGAGTACGTGCTGGGGCCGCTCGTGGGATTTCCCTTTGATACCACGCTGGCCGTCGCTCGTCTCTGCTTCGATGGAGTCTTCGCTCAGTTTCCCAATATTCGCTGGATCATCGCCCATCTGGGAGGGGCGATTCCCTATCTGATGGAACGGCTCGACAACGGATTCCGTGATTTTGTCGAATGCCGGGCCAGGATCGAGCAATTGCCCAGCACCTACTTGAAGAGGCTCTACTACGACACCGTCAGCTTCAGTCCTCATGCCTTGCGCCTGGCGCGGGATCTCGTGGGTTCGGACCATCTGCTCATGGGGAGCGATTACCCTCATCTGCTCGGCTCGATTGATCGAGCGGTCTCCTCGATCGAAGAGCTGCTCATCCCCGAACAGGAGAAACAGCGCATTTTCAGCGGGACGGCGCTCTCGATTCTCAACAACGTGTGA